A DNA window from Methanobrevibacter ruminantium contains the following coding sequences:
- a CDS encoding threonine--tRNA ligase, which yields MRVLLIHSDYIKYQVKNKTPVAEEIEEAQKNGAFDEALVVFSSIEKEDEENPSAIVKNLVAEVIKTNEEVNAEKIVLYPYAHLSSSLGAPKVAVQILEDAEEALKAEGLDVFRVPFGWYKAFEISCKGHPLSELSRTITADVEEEEEKEEKKPSTWLIFKDGETFDPKEYNYESKDLEKLVAYELGEGASDEGEPPHVKIMREKELCDYELASDIGNLKWYPKGRLVRDLLADYVYNFVVDLGAMPIETPIFYDLANDAIREHAAKFGERQYKTATKKDLMLRFACCFGAFRVLGGSFLTWKNLPAKVYELSTYSFRFEKRGEVVGLKRLRAFTMPDMHSFCADMPQALEEFDAQVDMCVQTGVDLDVNYEAIFRATKDFYDEHKDWMEATAKRIGKPLLLEILPERKHYWSCKIDFAAIDYLGRPIENPTVQIDVESGRRFNIEYVDENEDAQNPIILHCSPTGSVERVICSLLENTAKEDGKAPMLPIWLSPSQVRILPIGEKHLDYANELADKIAAENIRVDVDNSDDRVGKKIRNASKEWIPYIVVIGDKEIETDNYNVTVRKTGEKVDMTADELIASVKEETKRMPFRRLPLPRNVAERINFK from the coding sequence ATGAGAGTTTTACTTATTCACTCTGATTATATAAAATATCAAGTAAAAAACAAAACTCCAGTAGCTGAAGAAATCGAAGAAGCTCAAAAAAATGGGGCTTTTGATGAAGCTTTGGTTGTTTTCTCATCCATTGAAAAAGAGGACGAGGAAAACCCAAGCGCTATTGTCAAGAATTTAGTTGCTGAAGTTATTAAAACCAATGAAGAAGTCAATGCAGAAAAAATCGTCTTGTACCCATATGCTCACCTTTCTTCATCCCTTGGTGCACCTAAAGTAGCTGTGCAAATATTGGAAGATGCTGAGGAAGCACTTAAAGCAGAGGGATTGGATGTATTTAGAGTACCATTCGGTTGGTATAAGGCATTTGAAATTTCTTGTAAAGGACACCCATTATCCGAACTTTCAAGAACCATCACTGCAGATGTCGAAGAAGAGGAAGAAAAGGAAGAGAAAAAACCATCCACCTGGTTAATATTCAAAGATGGTGAAACCTTTGACCCTAAGGAATACAACTATGAAAGCAAGGATTTGGAAAAGCTTGTTGCATACGAACTAGGGGAAGGTGCTTCTGATGAAGGGGAACCTCCACATGTAAAGATCATGAGAGAAAAGGAATTATGTGACTATGAGCTTGCATCCGACATTGGAAACCTTAAATGGTATCCAAAAGGTAGATTAGTCCGTGACTTGCTTGCAGATTACGTTTACAACTTTGTAGTTGACTTAGGTGCAATGCCTATCGAAACTCCAATCTTCTATGACCTTGCAAATGATGCAATCAGGGAACATGCAGCAAAATTCGGTGAAAGACAATACAAAACCGCAACCAAAAAAGACTTAATGCTTAGATTTGCATGCTGTTTCGGTGCATTCAGAGTTCTTGGCGGATCTTTCCTCACTTGGAAAAACTTGCCTGCAAAGGTTTACGAATTATCCACTTACAGTTTCAGATTCGAGAAAAGAGGAGAAGTTGTAGGTCTTAAGAGACTCAGAGCATTCACCATGCCAGATATGCACAGTTTCTGTGCTGACATGCCTCAAGCACTTGAAGAGTTTGATGCTCAAGTTGACATGTGTGTGCAAACCGGTGTAGACCTTGACGTTAACTACGAAGCAATCTTCAGAGCAACCAAAGACTTCTACGATGAACACAAGGACTGGATGGAAGCAACCGCTAAAAGAATCGGCAAACCATTATTACTCGAAATCTTGCCTGAAAGAAAACACTACTGGTCCTGTAAAATCGACTTTGCAGCTATTGACTACTTAGGAAGACCTATCGAAAACCCTACTGTGCAAATAGATGTGGAAAGTGGTAGAAGATTCAACATCGAGTATGTTGACGAAAACGAAGATGCTCAAAACCCTATCATCTTACACTGTTCACCTACAGGTAGTGTAGAAAGAGTTATCTGCAGCTTACTTGAAAACACTGCAAAAGAAGATGGAAAAGCTCCAATGTTACCAATTTGGTTAAGCCCATCTCAAGTAAGAATCTTGCCAATCGGTGAAAAGCATTTAGACTATGCTAACGAATTGGCTGACAAGATTGCAGCTGAAAACATTCGTGTAGATGTTGACAACAGTGACGACAGAGTAGGTAAGAAAATCAGAAACGCTTCTAAGGAATGGATCCCTTACATCGTTGTAATCGGGGACAAGGAAATTGAAACCGACAATTACAATGTAACTGTAAGAAAGACTGGTGAGAAAGTTGACATGACTGCAGATGAACTTATCGCATCAGTTAAGGAAGAAACTAAAAGAATGCCATTTAGAAGACTTCCTTTACCAAGAAACGTTGCTGAAAGAATTAATTTCAAATAA
- a CDS encoding bifunctional 5,6,7,8-tetrahydromethanopterin hydro-lyase/3-hexulose-6-phosphate synthase yields MFIGEALIGDGDELAHVDLLIGEKDGPVGNAFANGLSQLSVGHTPLLSVIRPNLITKPATIIIPKVTVGDLDDASKIFGPAQTAVGRAVADCVEEGIIPKDKAEDWVINASVFISPAAQDYRKIYQYNYAATKLAIKRALKGYPDIDKVLYEKDRGTHAIMGFKAIKLYEPPYLQVALDLDNEEAMARIIKQLPNRERILLEAGTPLVKKFGVGIVGKIRELAPSAFIIADLKTLDVGRVEVKMAADETADAVAISGLGTIESIEKAIHETQKQGIYSILDMMNVDNFTDKIKQLNPEFMPDIVLLHRNVDLESKLRAEGKNLDDVSAWGNIKEIKELTGGLAAVAGGITPEKAEEAFEKGADIIIAGRYIIGSGDPRRAAEDFLAHMPVDPNHMRVVMEDDEQI; encoded by the coding sequence ATGTTTATAGGAGAAGCTCTTATCGGAGACGGAGACGAATTAGCACACGTTGATTTACTTATTGGTGAAAAAGATGGCCCTGTAGGAAACGCTTTTGCTAATGGATTAAGCCAATTATCTGTTGGACACACCCCATTGCTCAGTGTAATCAGACCTAACTTAATTACCAAACCAGCCACCATCATTATTCCTAAAGTAACTGTTGGTGACTTAGATGATGCAAGCAAAATCTTTGGACCAGCTCAAACTGCTGTAGGTAGAGCTGTAGCTGATTGTGTAGAAGAAGGAATCATTCCTAAAGACAAAGCTGAAGATTGGGTAATTAATGCAAGCGTATTCATCAGCCCAGCTGCACAAGATTACAGAAAAATCTACCAATACAACTATGCAGCAACCAAACTTGCAATCAAAAGAGCATTGAAAGGTTACCCAGACATTGACAAAGTATTATACGAAAAAGATCGTGGAACCCACGCTATTATGGGATTCAAAGCAATCAAACTTTACGAACCACCTTACTTGCAAGTTGCTCTTGACCTTGACAATGAAGAGGCAATGGCAAGAATCATTAAGCAACTCCCTAACAGAGAAAGAATCCTCCTTGAAGCAGGAACTCCTCTCGTTAAAAAATTCGGTGTTGGAATTGTTGGAAAAATCAGAGAATTGGCACCAAGTGCATTCATTATTGCTGACTTAAAAACCTTGGACGTAGGAAGAGTGGAAGTTAAGATGGCTGCAGATGAAACTGCTGATGCAGTTGCTATTTCCGGTCTCGGTACCATTGAATCCATTGAAAAAGCAATCCACGAAACTCAAAAGCAAGGTATTTACTCTATCCTCGATATGATGAATGTAGATAACTTCACTGACAAAATCAAACAACTCAACCCAGAGTTCATGCCAGACATTGTTCTCTTACACAGAAATGTTGACCTTGAAAGTAAACTTAGAGCAGAAGGTAAAAACCTTGATGACGTAAGTGCATGGGGTAACATTAAGGAAATTAAAGAACTTACTGGAGGTCTTGCTGCTGTTGCTGGAGGAATCACTCCTGAAAAAGCAGAAGAAGCATTTGAAAAAGGTGCAGATATCATCATCGCAGGTAGATACATCATTGGTTCTGGTGACCCAAGAAGAGCTGCAGAAGATTTCTTAGCTCATATGCCTGTAGATCCAAACCACATGAGAGTGGTAATGGAAGACGATGAGCAAATTTAA
- a CDS encoding barstar family protein — protein MTNKLLENRRLRRKLKKMIDNMNEIVLYGEEMKENPHEYIKEKLDFPNFYGENLDALYDCLCELPNKIIIIKDSSVLDEDLIATFKDASVENPDLKLILD, from the coding sequence ATGACAAATAAACTATTGGAAAATAGAAGACTTAGAAGAAAACTGAAAAAGATGATAGATAACATGAATGAAATAGTCTTGTATGGGGAAGAAATGAAAGAGAATCCTCATGAATACATTAAGGAAAAACTGGATTTCCCAAATTTTTATGGTGAAAATCTTGATGCATTATACGATTGTCTTTGTGAATTGCCTAATAAAATTATCATTATAAAGGACAGTTCAGTTCTTGATGAAGATCTAATAGCTACTTTTAAGGATGCATCAGTTGAAAATCCTGATTTGAAATTAATTTTAGATTAA
- a CDS encoding ribonuclease domain-containing protein yields the protein MKNWKIIGLILIVLLAVVAVSGCIGDDSDSDSSALALDDINISEDGTYDSKEEVAAYISTYHKLPSNYITKREAKALGWHGGSVEKYAPGKCIGGDIFTNRQSILPITHEYRECDIDTLGASSRGPKRIVYSTDDFEVYYTGDHYASFEHLT from the coding sequence ATGAAAAATTGGAAAATTATTGGATTGATATTGATTGTCTTGCTTGCTGTTGTTGCAGTAAGCGGTTGCATTGGAGATGATTCAGACTCTGATTCTTCTGCACTTGCTTTAGATGACATTAATATCTCCGAAGATGGAACTTATGACTCTAAGGAAGAGGTTGCAGCCTATATAAGTACATATCACAAGCTTCCTTCCAATTACATTACCAAAAGAGAGGCAAAGGCTCTTGGATGGCATGGTGGAAGCGTTGAAAAATATGCTCCTGGAAAATGCATTGGAGGGGACATCTTTACAAACCGTCAATCAATCTTGCCTATAACCCATGAGTATAGGGAATGTGATATTGATACATTAGGCGCATCTAGCAGAGGGCCTAAAAGAATAGTTTATTCAACTGATGACTTTGAAGTTTACTATACTGGAGACCATTATGCAAGCTTTGAACATTTAACATAA